A genomic region of Arachis hypogaea cultivar Tifrunner chromosome 5, arahy.Tifrunner.gnm2.J5K5, whole genome shotgun sequence contains the following coding sequences:
- the LOC112799894 gene encoding uncharacterized protein, with protein MRSSATTEKGRMGEKAGYGRRKGKGKGKGVLPGVCPLTLLPHEIWERVASRVASSSIQDLFNMQATCKLFLDTGRSSAVYKVASMAEILVVFGYDLKDRPEDGFLYVSARAGNPGAIFRIGMREFCWMGRHVAGVDTLLEAADAGDVQARYMCAMLLLTPGVGDGADAGRGVEMFENVLAAGKIEMCREFFGQLFANPLIGVHPSDPGKSVVCMSSVCPTRGTMGATNDSSTVSCVHCLAEFEVLHFFSLFIFR; from the coding sequence ATGAGATCTAGTGCAACCACCGAGAAAGGCAGAATGGGAGAGAAGGCAGGATACGGGAgaaggaaagggaaagggaaagggaaaggggtCCTACCAGGCGTCTGTCCACTGACTCTTCTGCCTCACGAAATATGGGAGAGAGTTGCATCAAGGGTTGCGTCGTCCTCGATCCAGGATCTGTTTAACATGCAGGCAACCTGCAAGCTATTTTTGGACACAGGCCGCTCGTCTGCGGTGTACAAGGTGGCCTCCATGGCGGAGATACTCGTCGTGTTCGGTTATGACTTGAAGGACCGTCCTGAGGATGGGTTCCTTTATGTAAGCGCGCGCGCAGGTAATCCGGGCGCTATATTCCGTATAGGGATGAGAGAATTCTGCTGGATGGGCCGACACGTCGCCGGGGTCGACACCCTGCTTGAGGCCGCCGATGCGGGTGATGTCCAAGCCCGCTACATGTGTGCGATGCTGCTGCTGACGCCAGGTGTTGGGGACGGGGCGGACGCTGGAAGGGGGGTTGAAATGTTTGAGAACGTGCTGGCTGCTGGAAAAATCGAAATGTGCAGAGAATTCTTCGGGCAGTTGTTCGCAAATCCGCTGATTGGGGTGCACCCGTCGGATCCAGGGAAGTCTGTCGTCTGCATGTCAAGCGTCTGCCCGACCCGCGGGACCATGGGTGCCACCAACGATTCCTCGACTGTGTCCTGCGTCCACTGCCTTGCCGAGTTCGAGGTGTTGCATTTCTTTAGTCTATTTATTTTCAGATGA